Proteins encoded together in one Streptomyces sp. NA04227 window:
- a CDS encoding helix-turn-helix domain-containing protein gives MAETLKKGSRVTGAARDKLAADLKKKYDSGASIRALAEETGRSYGFVHRMLSESGVVLRGRGGATRGKKASAG, from the coding sequence GTGGCCGAGACTCTGAAGAAGGGCAGCCGGGTAACCGGCGCCGCGCGCGACAAGCTCGCGGCAGACCTGAAGAAGAAGTACGACTCCGGTGCGAGCATCCGAGCGCTGGCCGAGGAGACCGGCCGCTCGTATGGCTTCGTGCACCGGATGCTGAGTGAATCCGGCGTGGTTCTGCGTGGCCGTGGCGGCGCGACGCGGGGCAAGAAGGCCTCTGCCGGCTGA
- a CDS encoding ABC-F family ATP-binding cassette domain-containing protein, which produces MITAQGVELRAGARILIESATFRVAKGDRIGLVGRNGAGKTTLTKVLAGDGIPAAGTVTRSGEVGYLPQDPRTGDLDVFARDRILSARGLDTLLRKMRENEQRIATGKGGTRDKAMKQYERQETEFLTKGGYAAEAEAATIAAALNLPDRVLGQPLHTLSGGQRRRVELARILFSDADTLLLDEPTNHLDADSIVWLRDYLKTYRGGFIVISHDVDLVETVVNKVFYLDANRSAIDVYNMGWKLYQQQREADEKRRRRERQNAEKKAAALNAQADKMRAKATKTVAAQNMARRAEKLLSGLEDERRSDKVAKLRFPEPAPCGKTPLTAEGLSKSYGSLEIFTDVGLAIDKGSRVVILGLNGAGKTTLLRLLGGVETPDTGKVVEGHGLKLGYYAQEHETLDADRTVLENMRSAAPDMDLVEVRKVLGSFLFSGDDVDKPAGVLSGGEKTRLALATLVVSAANVLLLDEPTNNLDPASREEILGALRTYKGAVVLVTHDEGAVSALQPERIILLPDGVEDLWGADYADLVALA; this is translated from the coding sequence GTGATCACCGCCCAAGGCGTCGAGCTGCGAGCCGGCGCCCGTATCCTCATCGAGTCCGCCACCTTCCGCGTCGCCAAGGGCGACCGCATCGGCCTCGTCGGCCGCAACGGCGCGGGCAAGACCACCCTCACCAAGGTCCTCGCGGGCGACGGCATCCCCGCCGCGGGCACCGTCACCCGCTCCGGCGAGGTCGGCTACCTGCCGCAGGACCCGCGCACCGGCGACCTCGACGTCTTCGCCCGGGACCGCATCCTCTCCGCACGGGGCCTGGACACCCTGCTGCGCAAGATGCGCGAGAACGAGCAGCGCATCGCCACCGGCAAGGGCGGCACCCGCGACAAGGCGATGAAGCAGTACGAGCGCCAGGAGACCGAGTTCCTCACCAAGGGCGGGTACGCGGCGGAGGCGGAGGCGGCCACCATCGCCGCCGCCCTGAACCTGCCCGACCGCGTCCTCGGCCAGCCGCTGCACACCCTCTCCGGTGGTCAGCGCCGCCGTGTCGAACTCGCCAGGATCCTCTTCTCCGACGCCGACACCCTGCTGCTCGACGAGCCGACCAACCACCTCGACGCCGACTCGATCGTCTGGCTGCGCGACTATCTGAAGACGTATCGCGGCGGCTTCATCGTGATCTCGCACGACGTGGACCTGGTGGAGACGGTCGTCAACAAGGTCTTCTACCTGGACGCCAACCGTTCCGCGATCGACGTCTACAACATGGGCTGGAAGCTGTACCAGCAGCAGCGCGAGGCCGACGAGAAGCGGCGCAGGCGCGAACGCCAGAACGCCGAGAAGAAGGCTGCGGCCCTCAACGCCCAGGCGGACAAGATGCGCGCCAAGGCGACCAAGACCGTCGCCGCGCAGAACATGGCCCGCCGCGCCGAGAAGCTGCTCTCCGGCCTGGAGGACGAGCGGCGCAGCGACAAGGTGGCCAAGCTCCGCTTCCCCGAGCCCGCGCCCTGCGGCAAAACCCCGCTCACCGCCGAGGGCCTGTCGAAGTCCTACGGCTCGCTGGAGATCTTCACCGACGTCGGCCTGGCCATCGACAAGGGCTCCCGGGTGGTCATCCTCGGCCTCAACGGTGCGGGCAAGACCACGCTGCTCAGACTGCTCGGCGGCGTCGAGACCCCCGACACCGGCAAGGTCGTCGAAGGCCACGGCCTCAAGCTCGGCTACTACGCCCAGGAACACGAGACGCTGGACGCCGACCGCACCGTCCTGGAGAACATGCGCTCGGCCGCCCCCGACATGGACCTGGTCGAGGTCCGCAAGGTGCTCGGCTCGTTCCTGTTCTCCGGCGACGACGTGGACAAGCCCGCCGGTGTGCTGTCCGGTGGCGAGAAGACCCGGCTCGCGCTCGCCACCCTGGTCGTCTCCGCGGCCAACGTCCTCCTCCTGGACGAGCCCACCAACAACCTCGACCCGGCCAGCCGGGAGGAGATCCTCGGCGCTCTGCGCACCTACAAGGGCGCGGTCGTCCTGGTCACCCACGACGAGGGGGCCGTCTCGGCCCTGCAGCCCGAGCGCATCATTCTGCTGCCGGACGGCGTCGAGGACCTGTGGGGCGCCGACTACGCGGACCTGGTCGCCCTCGCCTGA